A window of the Diabrotica undecimpunctata isolate CICGRU chromosome 1, icDiaUnde3, whole genome shotgun sequence genome harbors these coding sequences:
- the LOC140432454 gene encoding uncharacterized protein has product MSSLANNIRIRGSYKAKLTSLENFVNILKNATSSSKPEISEVQLRHDSGSNLLVEFDQIQLQIEIATSEDKLQEQVDERDAFENRVNNFSISSIFYAVPAISNQISSTSFDIKNFNIPCNIQLSDPLFNESGSINAIIGAHLFWDLLCDGKINLGKGLPSLQNTKLGWIVNGAVPYETTHAVCHFTRTIAEDEQLKLFWEIDSIQDPIPPSKDDICCEQIFETTTTRSENGHFIVQLPFKFSPELLGESLDTAISRFLLLEKRFSRNRELNDLYKQFIKEYQELGHMVKVNPTVSLHPSRKSYFLPHHGVLKETSLTTKLRVVYDGSCPTTSGWSLNDLQYTGPKIQNDIFDILIRFRQYTYVVSADVSKMYRQVIVHEENRPLQQIVWRDNPTDNIDVYQLTTVTYGQKSAPFLAMRCMRQLAFEHESQFPLAAKSILEDFYVDDLLTGSNNLQELQMRCNDIFKILESGKFILRKWISNNPETILNINCNDISNNVINIGDSDSFKTLGIQWMSQQDILCFKISLTENSNHLFTKRQILSIISKIYDPLGLLSPVILIAKLIIQTLFRLQKPWDEIIPPELNNSWTKLYNQLPYLNKLHVPRPVLGSGHKITSIHCFCDASMHAYASCIYVCSIDPESKYHSHILCSKTKVAPIKSITIPKLELCAALLGSQLIDKVTKSLSILNMPIYMWSDSKIVLSWLKLEPNQLQVFVANRVTKIQSLTSSDSWHYVNTKENAADIASRGIFPESFLESQLWFQGPQFLRQHPDLWPNDSTDEVIELPELKRSVQEFLTLLTQIECILNSRPLFAKSEDPSDLEPITPSHFLTLRPLVSIPEPNLLPIPVNRLSRFQHVQQLHQRFWNRFSKEYISQLHQSYKWHHSSTNNIVPGSLVIIRDTNLPPCRWIMGRIIKLFPGKDGEIE; this is encoded by the exons ATGAGTAGCTTAGCCAACAATATAAGAATCAGAGGTTCTTATAAAGCCAAACTAACAAGTTTAGAGAACTTtgtgaatatattaaaaaatgctACATCATCTAGCAAACCTGAAATATCAGAAGTTCAGTTAAGACATGACTCTGGTAGCAATTTGTTAGTTGAATTTGATCAGATCCAACTACAAATTGAGATTGCTACCAGTGAAGATAAACTACAAGAACAAGTTGATGAAAGAGATGCTTTTGAAAATAG agttaataattttagtatttcATCCATATTTTATGCTGTACCAGCTATTTCAAATCAAATTTCTTCAACCAGttttgatattaaaaactttaatatccCATGCAATATTCAATTATCTGATCCTTTGTTTAATGAATCTGGTAGCATTAATGCTATTATTGGTGCCCACCTATTTTGGGACCTCCTTTGTGATGGAAAAATCAACCTAGGAAAAGGTTTGCCAAGTTTACAAAACACTAAATTGGGTTGGATAGTAAACGGAGCTGTCCCCTATGAGACAACTCATGCAGTGTGTCATTTCACTAGAACTATAGCCGAAGATGAGCAGTTAAAACTATTTTGGGAAATTGATTCAATCCAAGATCCCATaccaccatcaaaagatgatattTGCTGTGAGCAAATATTTGAAACCACTACCACTCGATCAGAAAATGGACACTTTATTGTTCAGCTTCCATTTAAGTTTTCACCTGAATTATTAGGAGAATCCTTAGATACAGCAATTAGCAGATTTTTGTTACTAGAAAAAAGATTTTCGAGAAATAGGGAACTTAATGATTTGTATAAACAATTCATTAAGGAATATCAAGAACTAGGACATATGGTTAAAGTTAACCCCACTGTTAGCTTACATCCTTCtagaaaatcatattttttacccCACCATGGAGTACTAAAAGAAACCAGTCTTACCACAAAACTAAGAGTAGTTTATGATGGTTCATGTCCCACTACATCTGGATGGTCTCTTAATGACCTACAGTACACAGGGCCAAAAATCCAAAATGATATTTTTGACATCCTCATTAGATTTCGGCAGTACACATATGTGGTGTCTGCAGACGTGTCAAAAATGTATCGACAAGTAATTGTACATGAAGAAAATAGACCACTACAACAAATTGTCTGGAGAGACAATCCAACAGATAATATTGATGTGTATCAATTAACTACTGTAACCTATGGCCAAAAATCAGCTCCATTCTTGGCAATGAGATGCATGCGTCAGTTAGCCTTTGAACATGAATCTCAGTTTCCTTTAGCTGCAAAATCCATATTAGAAGACTTTTATGTAGATGATCTGTTGACAGGATCAAACAATTTACAAGAGTTACAAATGAGAtgtaatgatatttttaaaattttagagtCTGGAAAATTTATTTTGAGAAAATGGATTTCCAATAATCCTGAAACCATTCTTAACATTAATTGTAATGATATTTCCAACAATGTTATTAACATAGGAGATTCTGATAGTTTTAAAACTCTTGGAATCCAATGGATGAGTCAACAAGATATTCTTTGCTTCAAAATTTCTCTTACTGAAAATTCCAATCATTTATTTACTAAACGCCAAATATTATCTATCATTTCCAAAATTTATGATCCTTTAGGTCTGCTAAGTCCAGTCATATTAATTGCTAAACTAATAATTCAAACTCTATTTCGACTTCAAAAACCATGGGATGAAATAATCCCTCCAGAATTAAATAACAGTTGGACCAAACTGTATAATCAACTACCATATCTAAATAAATTACACGTTCCAAGACCAGTACTTGGATCAGGTCATAAAATTACAAGTATCCATTGCTTTTGTGATGCTTCAATGCATGCTTATGCAAGTTGTATTTATGTATGCAGCATAGATCCAGAaagcaaataccattctcacattCTGTGTTCAAAAACAAAGGTCGCTCCTATCAAATCAATAACAATACCTAAACTTGAATTGTGTGCAGCTTTGTTAGGGTCCCAATTAATTGACAAGGTCACCAAATCTTTATCAATTCTAAATATGCCGATATACATGTGGTCTGACTCAAAAATTGTATTAAGTTGGCTAAAACTGGAACCTAACCAATTACAAGTATTTGTTGCCAACAGGGTAACAAAAATACAATCACTCACCAGTAGTGATAGTTGGCATTATGTCAATACAAAGGAAAATGCCGCAGATATAGCTAGTCGTGGAATCTTTCCTGAATCCTTTCTTGAATCACAACTGTGGTTCCAGGGACCGCAGTTTTTAAGACAACATCCTGATTTGTGGCCTAATGATTCAACTGATGAAGTAATTGAATTACCAGAGCTTAAACGATCTGTTCAG GAATTTCTCACCTTGCTTACCCAAATTGAATGTATTTTAAATTCGAGACCATTGTTTGCCAAATCAGAAGATCCATCTGACTTGGAACCAATAACTCCTTCCCACTTTTTGACATTACGTCCTTTAGTCTCCATTCCTGAACCAAATCTCTTACCTATCCCAGTGAATCGACTAAGCAGATTTCAACATGTTCAACAGCTGCATCAGAGATTTTGGAACCGCTTTTCCAAAGAATATATCAGCCAGCTACACCAATCCTATAAATGGCACCACAGTTCTACCAACAACATTGTACCCGGATCCTTAGTTATCATCCGTGATACCAATCTACCTCCATGCAGATGGATTATGGGaagaataattaaattatttcctgGTAAAGATGGAGAAATCGAGTAG